TTCCAAATCAAAACTCACTTGTAATTCACCACCTTGAACTTTTAAAGTAATTAAGTTTGCGTTGGTTTGATTAAGTGCGTGCATTGCCAATGCCACAGCAGTAACGCCCGTACCACAAGACAAAGTTTCGTCTTCTACTCCTCGTTCATAAGTTCTAACAGCAAAAATTTGGTCACTGATTTTCTTTACAAAATTCACATTGCTTCCTGCTTCATTATATGGCGCACCATAGCGTATAGCAGCTCCTTTAGTTTTGATATCGAAATTTTCAATTTGCTCTTCAAACTGTACATGATGTGGAGAACCCGTATTTAAAAACACATGATTTTTATGTTTTTCAACCACATCAACATCTAACATTTGGAGTTTTACGATGCCATTATGAATGCTTGCATGGTGCAAACCATCAATAGCTTCAAAAATAGCTTTATCCTTAATAACACCTAATTGATTTGCAAATGCCACTAAACAACGGCCACCATTACCGCACATAGTGCTTTCGTTACCATCAGCATTATAATACACCATTTTAAAATTTAAAGTAGGATGGTTTTCTAATAAAATTAGACCATCTGCTCCTACCCCAAAACGTCTGTCGCATAAGAATGCAATGCGTTGAGTGTCTTTTTTGTTGAACGTTTCCTGACGATTATCTATCATCACAAAATCGTTTCCTGTTCCTTGATATTTGTAAAAAGTCTGTTGCATAATAATGCACAAATATAAAGAAGTCTTTTTACTTTTTAACGTCAAACCAACATTTCAATTTATATATTAAAGCTTATATCCAATCTATGAAGCATTAAAGCAAAAAAAGCGGTAATAAGCACAAAGAAAAGAACTTCTAACTTTTTCGGATTCGCTCCAGACAAATTAGCATCCTACTTGATTTCTTTAAACCTCCCCAAAAAACTAATAACACCAAAAAACAAAAAATCCCGCATAGCGCAGGATTCTTTTGTTTTTATAGAAACCTCACATTTAAAAAAAAGTGAGGTATTATATGATGTAATTACACAAATAATGGTCTTCCCACCATCATCGTATTTACTTTACCTTTAACGGTTTCTAAAACCGCTTCATTTTCGTGGTTATTGATTACTTCATCAATTAACTGCACTATTTCAAGCATATCGGTTTCTTTTAAACCTCTGGTTGTAACCGCAGCAGTACCAACACGAATACCTGATGTTACAAATGGGGAACGGGTATCGAAAGGCACCATGTTTTTATTTACGGTGATATCTGCTTTTACCAAAGCTTGTTCTGCTTCTTTACCAGATACATTTTTATTACGTAAATCTATTAACATACAGTGGTTATCAGTACCACCAGAAATAATATTATATCCTTTTTCAACCAATGCTTTTGCCATAGTAGCCGCATTTGCTTTTACTTGTAATTGGTAATGTAAAAAATCATCGGTTAAAGCTTCTCCAAATGCTATCGCTTTAGCTGCTATAATATGCTCTAAAGGCCCTCCTTGATTTCCTGGAAACACAGCTGAATCTAATAAAGATGACATTTTACGTAAACTACCATCTTTCAAGGTCATTCCAAATGGATTGTCAAAATCTTGTCCCATCATTATTAAACCACCTCTTGGACCTCTTAACGTTTTATGTGTTGTTGTAGTTACAATATGGCAATGTGGCATCGGATCGTTTAAAATGCCTTTTGCAATTAATCCAGCAGGATGTGAAATATCGGCCATTAAAATAGCACCCACGCTATCGGCGATGACTCTAAAACGTTTAAAATCAATATCACGAGAATATGCAGACGCACCAGCTATGATTAATTTTGGTTGCTCTTTCGTAGCAATTTCTTGAATTTTATCATAGTTTAAAATACCAGTTTCCTGCTCTACCCCGTAAAATACAGGATCGTATAATTTACCAGAAAAATTTACTGGCGATCCATGAGTTAAATGACCACCATGCGATAAATCGAAACCTAAAATTTTATCTCCAGGTGTTAAACAAGCGTGATAAACCGCTGTGTTTGCTTGACTTCCAGAGTGCGGTTGTACGTTAGCGTACACAGCACCAAACAAAGCTTTTGCTCTATCAATAGCTATTTGCTCTACTTCATCAACCACTTCACAACCACCATAATAGCGTTTACCTGGGTAGCCTTCAGCATATTTATTGGTTAACACAGAACCTGCAGCTTCCAAAACTTGGTTACTTACAAAGTTTTCGGATGCAATAAGTTCAATGCCATGTAATTGGCGTTCTTTTTCAGCTTCAATTAGTTCAAAAATTTGTTCGTCGCGTTGCATAAAATTAATTTCTTGTTAAATATTCGGCAAAAATAAGAAATAGATTAGTTAAATACACCAAAAAACATATATTTACTTCTAAGTTTTTAACGGTTTTATTAACGGTTAAAAGAAATCTAATTTTTACACTTTTTTTTCTGTTGAAATAAAAAAAAAGTGTAGGTTTGAATATAATTCAATAAACATTAAACTCTTTAAGTTATGCCATTATCCGCTAACAATCCAGATAGAAAATCGTGGTTACACGTAGATAAAAACTCAGATTTCCCGATACAAAATATTCCTTTTGGGGTATTTTTAACGCGTGATGATATCGTTACCATTGGCACCAGAATTGGCGATACTGCTATCGATTTAGGGGCACTACATCAATTAGGTTATTTTAGTGGCATCCCTTTAACCGATGATATTTTTCTTCAAGATACGTTAAATGATTTTATTGCCGATGGTAGAAAAACATGGCGCTCTGTAAGAAACCGAATTGCAGAAATATTTGATAGTAACAACAAAACTTTAAAAGAAAATAAAAGTCATAAGGAAATTGTACTTTTTAGATTGGATGAAATTGAAATGCAGTTGCCTGTACAAATTGGTGATTATACCGATTTTTATTCAAGCATCGAGCATGCCACTAATGTAGGTTCTATGTTTAGAGGCCCTGAAAATGCACTGCTACCAAACTGGTTGCATCTGCCCATCGCTTACCATGGCAGAAGTTCATCTATCATTCCATCGGGAATTCCAGTTCATAGACCACAAGGTCAAACACTTCCCAACGGAGCAGAACTACCTGTTTTCGGACCTAGTGAATTGGTTGATTTTGAGTTAGAAATGGCTTTTATTACAACGGTTGCTAACGATTTAGGCGAACCGATTCCTGTGAATGAAGTTGAAGAATACATTTTTGGTTTGGTATTATTAAATGATTGGAGTGCACGAGATATTCAAAAATGGGAATATGTGCCGCTAGGACCGTTTTTAGCTAAAAACTTCGCATCGTCTATTTCACCATGGATTGTAACACTGGATGCATTAGAACCTTATCGTGTGGAAAGTCCAAAACCTATTAAGCCACAATTAGAATACCTTCAATATAAAGGTAAAAAAAGTTACGATATTAATTTAGAAGTAGCCATACGCCCAAGTGGTGCTAAAGAGACCGTTGTTAGCAAATCTAATTTTAAGTATATGTATTGGAACATGTCGCAACAATTGGCGCACCATACTATAAATGGTTGCCCAGTTAATTCTGGCGATATGATGGGAAGTGGTACTATTTCTGGCCCAACACCAGATTCATACGGTTCCTTGTTAGAACTGACTTGGAAAGGGGAAAAACCACTTAAAATGAAAGATGGTAGTGAACGTACTTTTATTAACGACAACGATACTGTTATTATGCGTGGTTTTTGTGAAAAAGATGGTACACGTATTGGTTTTGGAGAAGTTTCTACCAAATTGCTACCTGTTTTTAAACGCAAATGAAATAAGAATATGGCGTAGACGGAACCATTTTATTCTATTACGCCATGTTTTAGTAACAAAGTTTAAAAATATCTTTTAAGCTAATTTAACTAAATCACTTTTTTTATAACCCGTAGTTTATGGGTATGTATTTTCTTGTCTACATTATAGATGCCTGAGTGGTCTAACCTATCGATTCTAACCTTTCCATGAGCATGAATGATGTAGTTATCGCTCATAATAATACCAACATGGGTAATAACACCTTCGTTATTATCAAAAAAAGCTAAATCTCCAGGTTCGCTTTCTTCTATAAAACTTAAAGCCTCTCCTTGTGTTGCTTGTTGAGACGCATCGCGTAATAATTTATACCCGTTAAGTTTATAAACCATTTGGGTGAAACCTGAACAATCTATACCAAAAGGAGATTTTCCACCCCATAAATAAGGTGAATTCAAATATAAGAAAGCCGTTTTAATAAGGTTTTCTTTTACTTTTTTACCTTCAATAAAAGTACCGTCGTGTTTATGGTTTAAAATAGACAAGCCATTAAGAGAAGATCCTAATAAAATAGGATGTAATTGTTGATTTGTATCTTCAATAAATTCAACTAAATCCGTAGCTAATCTAGGAGTTTGTTGGTGTAATTCCTGGTATTGTTCTTCGGTAATTTCTAATAACTGTTTATTATCAATCCAACCTTCATACTTATCAAAAGCAAGTCTTATTTTGCTCCAACTTTTACGCTGTTCTAAAATTTTAAAAATGTCACCATATAAAACTTGCGAAACAAGTTCGCTAATGTCAGTAGGTTCATTTCTAAGAGGCACCATGCTTAAATTACAAATTCCGTATTGCATATAATTATTGTCTATTGCTTATTGATAATTATATATTGAAATGCTGTGAATGATACGGTACTAAATCTTGAATAAAAAATCATGTTTAAATAAAAATAATCAATAAAAAAATAATCAATCCTCTTTGCGTTCTATAATAATTGCAGATGCGCCACCTCCTCCATTACAAATAGCTGCTGCACCAATTTTAGCATTGTTTTGTTGTAACACGTTTAATAATGTGATGATGATTCTAGCTCCAGAACATCCAAGGGGATGACCAAGCGAAACAGCTCCTCCATTTACATTCACGTTGGTATCGCTAAGTCCTAGTATCTTCATATTAGCCAATCCTACAACTGAGAAAGCTTCGTTAAATTCGAAAAAATCGACATCATTTAGTGTCATTCCTGCTTTATTTAAAGCTTTGGGCAATGCTTTTGCAGGCGCAGTGGTAAACCATTCTGGTTCGTGTGCAGCATCGGCATAACTTTTTATAGTAGCCAGAGGTTTTAAACCAAGTTCGTTTGCTTTTTCCTTACTCATTAAAACCACTGCTGCAGCACCGTCATTGATAGTGGAAGCATTGGCAGCAGTTACCGTACCTTCTTTTGAAAAAGCAGGACGTAATTGCGGAATTTTATCTAAAATAACATTGGTGAATTCTTCGTCTTTACTAACTATAACGGGTTCTCCACGTCGTTGCGGGACTTCAACAGGCACAACTTCATTATCAAATTTACCCATATCCCACGCAGCAGCTGCACGTTTATACGATTGTATGGCAAATGCATCTTGATCTTCACGAGAAAATTCATATTTGGTAGCACAAGCATCGGCACATACACCCATAGCATCTTGATTGTACGCATCAACCAAACCATCTTTTTGCATACCGTCAATTAGCGTTGTAGGTCCAAATTTGGTTCCTGTTCTGGCATATAAATAATGTGGAATTAAACTCATGTTTTCCATACCCCCAGCAACAATAATATCAGCATCTCCTAAAGCAATACTTTGCGCTGCTTGAATAATTGCTTTCATGCCAGAAGCACAAACTTTGTTTATAGTTGTGCAAGGCACCGTATTTGGTATACCAGCATACATAGCAGCTTGTCTTGCAGGCGCTTGTCCTGTTCCTGCTTGCACCACATTACCCATCAATACTTCGTCAACCCATTCTGGTTTTAAGTTTATTTTTTGTAAAGCACCTTTTATTGCAATAGCACCCAGTTTAGGTGCAGGAATAGTTGAAAGTGCCCCCATAAAACTACCTATAGGGGTTCTCACTGCCGAAACAATAACAACTTCTTTATTCATGTGATAAAACTTAAACTTATTATATGCGAAAATAATCATTTTTTAATAGAAATTAGAGCGATTCAATGATTATAAAAAATAGGATTACCTTATAATTTTATTACATTTGGTTTCACTTAACTTTTTAAATGGAAGACTTTATAAATAAATTATACAGAAACCATTCCTTGATTTACAAAGGTCTGCTGTTTATTTGTACCACTTTTTTAATTGTGTACTTGTTTCCCAAAAGCGGGAAGTTTAAATATAATTTTGAAAAAGGAAAACCTTGGCAATCTGAAAATTTATATGCACCTTTTAACTTTGCTATAAAAAAATCGGATGCTGAAATCGCTTCAGAAAAACAAGTACTGATTGATCATTCTATTTTATATTTTGATGTAGATGCTACCGTTAAAACAAAAGTAAACACATTATATAAGGAACAATTTAGAAGTGTTTTTTCTGATTCTATTTCAAAAAGAACCTTAAACACTTTATATAAAGTAGGACAAGAAATAATCTCTGAGTTTTATGCTTTTGGGGTTCTAAATGAAAGTTATAGTTTTTCTGAAGATAGAGCCATTGCTATTCTTGACGAACGCGTAAAAAAACAAGACGGCTTTTTCTCCGATTTAATAAAACAAGATGCTGTGACACCTGTAATAAATAGGGTCTTGGAAAAACATAAATTAACTCAATATAAAACTAATTTTGTATCCCTTTTTTTTGAACTTATTCAACCTAATTTAATCTTTGACAAATCGTTTACAGAAAAAGCGCTGCAAGAAGAGTTGAATAAAATTGCATATGCTAGAGGAAGTGTTGAAAAAGAAACTTTAATTATATCGAAAGGAGAAATCATTGAAGGTGATAAATATCAAATTTTAAAGTCGTTACAATCAGAATACGAATCGCAGGTTTGGAATAAATCCAATTACAACTGGATACTCTTTGCGTACACTTTATTAGTATCCTTAGCCCTATTAATGTTGCTTTTGTTTCTAAGGAAATATAGAAAAGAAGAAGTATTTGAAAACAACACGAAAGTAACCTTCATCTTCTTTAATGTCTTTTTAATGATCTTTATT
The genomic region above belongs to Mariniflexile litorale and contains:
- the dapF gene encoding diaminopimelate epimerase, encoding MQQTFYKYQGTGNDFVMIDNRQETFNKKDTQRIAFLCDRRFGVGADGLILLENHPTLNFKMVYYNADGNESTMCGNGGRCLVAFANQLGVIKDKAIFEAIDGLHHASIHNGIVKLQMLDVDVVEKHKNHVFLNTGSPHHVQFEEQIENFDIKTKGAAIRYGAPYNEAGSNVNFVKKISDQIFAVRTYERGVEDETLSCGTGVTAVALAMHALNQTNANLITLKVQGGELQVSFDLENGVYKNVWLIGPASFVFSGNI
- the fahA gene encoding fumarylacetoacetase translates to MPLSANNPDRKSWLHVDKNSDFPIQNIPFGVFLTRDDIVTIGTRIGDTAIDLGALHQLGYFSGIPLTDDIFLQDTLNDFIADGRKTWRSVRNRIAEIFDSNNKTLKENKSHKEIVLFRLDEIEMQLPVQIGDYTDFYSSIEHATNVGSMFRGPENALLPNWLHLPIAYHGRSSSIIPSGIPVHRPQGQTLPNGAELPVFGPSELVDFELEMAFITTVANDLGEPIPVNEVEEYIFGLVLLNDWSARDIQKWEYVPLGPFLAKNFASSISPWIVTLDALEPYRVESPKPIKPQLEYLQYKGKKSYDINLEVAIRPSGAKETVVSKSNFKYMYWNMSQQLAHHTINGCPVNSGDMMGSGTISGPTPDSYGSLLELTWKGEKPLKMKDGSERTFINDNDTVIMRGFCEKDGTRIGFGEVSTKLLPVFKRK
- the glyA gene encoding serine hydroxymethyltransferase, giving the protein MQRDEQIFELIEAEKERQLHGIELIASENFVSNQVLEAAGSVLTNKYAEGYPGKRYYGGCEVVDEVEQIAIDRAKALFGAVYANVQPHSGSQANTAVYHACLTPGDKILGFDLSHGGHLTHGSPVNFSGKLYDPVFYGVEQETGILNYDKIQEIATKEQPKLIIAGASAYSRDIDFKRFRVIADSVGAILMADISHPAGLIAKGILNDPMPHCHIVTTTTHKTLRGPRGGLIMMGQDFDNPFGMTLKDGSLRKMSSLLDSAVFPGNQGGPLEHIIAAKAIAFGEALTDDFLHYQLQVKANAATMAKALVEKGYNIISGGTDNHCMLIDLRNKNVSGKEAEQALVKADITVNKNMVPFDTRSPFVTSGIRVGTAAVTTRGLKETDMLEIVQLIDEVINNHENEAVLETVKGKVNTMMVGRPLFV
- a CDS encoding acetyl-CoA C-acyltransferase, yielding MNKEVVIVSAVRTPIGSFMGALSTIPAPKLGAIAIKGALQKINLKPEWVDEVLMGNVVQAGTGQAPARQAAMYAGIPNTVPCTTINKVCASGMKAIIQAAQSIALGDADIIVAGGMENMSLIPHYLYARTGTKFGPTTLIDGMQKDGLVDAYNQDAMGVCADACATKYEFSREDQDAFAIQSYKRAAAAWDMGKFDNEVVPVEVPQRRGEPVIVSKDEEFTNVILDKIPQLRPAFSKEGTVTAANASTINDGAAAVVLMSKEKANELGLKPLATIKSYADAAHEPEWFTTAPAKALPKALNKAGMTLNDVDFFEFNEAFSVVGLANMKILGLSDTNVNVNGGAVSLGHPLGCSGARIIITLLNVLQQNNAKIGAAAICNGGGGASAIIIERKED
- a CDS encoding C40 family peptidase; translation: MQYGICNLSMVPLRNEPTDISELVSQVLYGDIFKILEQRKSWSKIRLAFDKYEGWIDNKQLLEITEEQYQELHQQTPRLATDLVEFIEDTNQQLHPILLGSSLNGLSILNHKHDGTFIEGKKVKENLIKTAFLYLNSPYLWGGKSPFGIDCSGFTQMVYKLNGYKLLRDASQQATQGEALSFIEESEPGDLAFFDNNEGVITHVGIIMSDNYIIHAHGKVRIDRLDHSGIYNVDKKIHTHKLRVIKKVI